One Leptolyngbya ohadii IS1 genomic window carries:
- a CDS encoding potassium channel family protein has translation MSRDANPFPKRALEQEQNEILQQVENWLEIPMLLLSFVWLALFVVELIWGLSPLLDALGITIWIVFILDFGLELFLAPRKGIYLKQNWLSVISLMLPALRVLRVVKVVRAFQTARAVRGLQLLRVMTRANSGMRALAASFTRRGFGYVVGLTAVITLLGAAGMFAFEREAANSTLTDFGAALWWTAMVMTTMGADYFPQTPEGRILCFLLALYAFAVFGYVTATLATFFVGRDAENPDAEVAGTKAIAELQAEIAALRTELQMLLKQKQEK, from the coding sequence ATGAGCCGTGACGCAAATCCTTTCCCAAAACGTGCCCTGGAGCAGGAACAAAACGAGATTCTGCAACAGGTGGAGAACTGGCTGGAAATTCCCATGCTGCTGCTCAGCTTTGTGTGGCTGGCTTTGTTTGTGGTTGAGCTAATCTGGGGACTTTCGCCCCTGCTGGACGCACTGGGAATCACGATTTGGATTGTGTTTATCCTTGACTTTGGGCTGGAATTGTTTTTGGCTCCGCGCAAAGGCATTTATCTGAAGCAGAATTGGCTGAGTGTTATTTCGCTCATGCTGCCTGCTTTACGAGTGCTGCGCGTTGTAAAAGTGGTACGGGCATTCCAAACTGCTCGTGCCGTCAGAGGACTGCAATTGTTGCGAGTGATGACCCGTGCAAATAGCGGGATGCGTGCATTGGCTGCAAGCTTTACTCGGCGGGGCTTCGGCTATGTAGTGGGATTAACCGCAGTCATTACCCTCCTGGGAGCCGCCGGAATGTTTGCCTTCGAGCGAGAGGCTGCTAACTCTACTCTGACAGACTTTGGGGCTGCTTTGTGGTGGACGGCGATGGTAATGACCACGATGGGAGCCGATTATTTTCCCCAAACGCCAGAGGGACGAATCCTGTGCTTTCTGCTGGCGCTCTATGCCTTTGCCGTCTTCGGCTATGTCACGGCAACCCTGGCAACCTTTTTTGTCGGTCGGGATGCCGAAAATCCAGATGCAGAAGTGGCAGGTACAAAGGCGATCGCTGAATTACAGGCAGAGATTGCGGCATTGAGAACTGAACTACAAATGTTGCTGAAGCAAAAGCAGGAAAAATGA
- a CDS encoding helix-turn-helix domain-containing protein: MPLPMHHVSLNKIESASSFLLWFRSSLPQELQQQLRPYLAQPYQSALKVLECCSTDQPMTIDAIAQQTQLNKSSVRQVLKVLKSVELVESSGASIRKRRSQSICG, translated from the coding sequence TTGCCCTTGCCAATGCACCACGTCAGTCTGAACAAGATCGAGTCTGCGAGTTCATTTCTACTCTGGTTTCGTTCCAGTTTGCCACAGGAGCTACAGCAGCAGCTTCGTCCCTATTTGGCACAGCCCTACCAGTCCGCACTTAAGGTGTTGGAATGCTGTAGTACAGACCAACCGATGACCATAGACGCGATCGCCCAGCAAACGCAGCTTAACAAGTCGAGTGTGCGACAAGTGCTGAAAGTGCTGAAATCGGTAGAACTGGTCGAATCGTCAGGGGCTTCTATCCGGAAACGGCGATCGCAGTCTATTTGTGGATAA
- a CDS encoding HPP family protein, with amino-acid sequence MIREKQRVTQGDRHSKNWIRQIPDIVWAPFVAGLLILIVGLLGLAFGQPWLFPSLGPTAFLQAEQPKQPTARFYNVVVGHLHGLAAGLLAVVLLGATTAPPVLSTGELTAVRVWASVLAMFLNMLFGFLLKAPHPPAAATTLLFSLGGFKPTAADAIHVVIGAIAIAVAGELLRQIRLKAKLSEA; translated from the coding sequence ATGATACGAGAAAAACAGCGAGTCACTCAGGGCGATCGTCACTCAAAAAATTGGATTCGTCAGATTCCTGACATTGTTTGGGCACCCTTTGTTGCTGGACTGTTGATCCTCATTGTCGGTTTGTTGGGGCTTGCCTTTGGTCAGCCCTGGCTATTTCCCAGTTTGGGACCAACTGCTTTTCTACAGGCGGAACAGCCAAAACAGCCGACTGCTCGATTCTATAACGTCGTGGTTGGACATTTGCACGGACTGGCTGCTGGTCTACTGGCTGTTGTCCTGCTGGGTGCGACCACTGCGCCTCCTGTGCTGTCAACGGGTGAGCTGACTGCCGTGCGAGTTTGGGCTTCAGTTCTGGCTATGTTCCTGAATATGCTGTTTGGATTTCTGCTCAAAGCACCTCACCCGCCCGCCGCTGCAACGACGCTCCTCTTCAGCCTGGGTGGTTTTAAGCCAACTGCTGCTGATGCCATCCACGTTGTTATTGGCGCGATCGCGATCGCTGTTGCAGGTGAACTATTGCGGCAAATCCGGCTCAAAGCAAAATTATCAGAAGCTTAA
- a CDS encoding HD family phosphohydrolase translates to MKLEGRRSKLAKRFYRIGILVAVLLLLTSGLGYRFYRQPKLVVGKVAPQTIVAPAAATVEDVEVTQEKRREVRRGILPAVSVDPDITQQIQQGLQQQLEQGTQIRQALGSFPYTKTSALSTPVQIYLRQATEQEWQTIQQSIGQAGQGRSFNAQSSLSRPETMQQQAIRELQRYRQFAASQAFSQLLDSIREARRRYPAALLMLTASSSPEDRFRDDPSFLNLSDSDWQQARIEIEQTAARILIQGIYPGLSESQFQQAIASQVQASVPIAAQPLAAQLLSTALSPNVVKDPERTRERIEQAVQAIEPALITVNRGEVIVRAGEEITPADFALLDHLDLSQRRIDWLGLLGFSGLVGLAIYGFRRGERWLKPKLRYQDYCLIIGLTLSAPLVIALTQSFTALPAIGLLLGSFYGSGIGGIVMGLLPVLLSIGTEANWNYLVPSAAGGLLGSLMAGQWRLRHGGSSRTREDLAVLGVLIGLTSGIVYLLINAPIAPLWSDALRGAAMSALTGIGWSIVAIGVSPYLERFFDLVTPIRLAELANPNRPLLKRLAQEAPGTFQHTQFVATLAETAARQLGCNAELVRTGTLYHDVGKLHDPLAFIENQMGGLNKHNDINDPWKSADIIKKHVSEGLTIARQYKLPSAVQAFIPEHQGTILIAYFYHQAQQQSQQSSRHILHELDFRYDGPVPQSRETGIVMLADACEAALRSLGDATPSEALAMVNKIFRARWQDQQLVDSGLTQQDLSQISHIFVQVWQQFHHKRIVYPK, encoded by the coding sequence ATGAAGCTGGAAGGGCGGCGATCGAAGCTGGCAAAACGTTTCTACCGGATTGGAATTCTGGTCGCTGTGCTGCTGCTGCTAACCAGTGGGTTAGGCTACCGCTTTTATCGTCAACCCAAACTTGTGGTCGGTAAAGTCGCCCCTCAGACGATCGTTGCCCCTGCTGCCGCTACGGTTGAAGATGTGGAGGTAACTCAGGAAAAGCGAAGGGAAGTCCGTCGAGGAATTTTACCTGCCGTTAGCGTTGATCCAGACATCACGCAGCAAATTCAGCAGGGGCTTCAACAGCAATTAGAGCAGGGCACGCAGATCCGTCAGGCGTTAGGCAGCTTTCCTTACACCAAAACTTCCGCTCTTTCCACGCCCGTCCAAATCTATCTGCGGCAGGCAACCGAGCAGGAGTGGCAAACTATCCAGCAGTCGATCGGTCAGGCTGGACAGGGGCGATCGTTTAATGCCCAGTCTTCTTTGTCCCGCCCCGAAACAATGCAGCAGCAGGCAATCCGAGAACTGCAACGTTACCGCCAATTTGCCGCTTCTCAAGCTTTTTCTCAGCTTTTAGATTCCATCAGGGAGGCACGTCGCCGCTATCCGGCTGCTTTACTGATGCTAACCGCGTCATCCTCTCCAGAAGATCGCTTTCGCGATGACCCCTCCTTTCTGAATTTGTCGGATAGTGACTGGCAGCAAGCCCGAATTGAAATTGAGCAGACCGCAGCACGAATCCTGATCCAGGGCATCTATCCCGGACTCTCGGAGTCCCAATTTCAGCAGGCGATCGCCTCACAGGTTCAGGCTTCTGTTCCGATCGCCGCTCAACCCCTGGCAGCCCAGCTTCTTTCCACCGCCCTATCTCCCAATGTGGTAAAAGATCCAGAACGAACGCGAGAGCGGATCGAGCAAGCAGTTCAGGCGATCGAACCTGCCCTGATTACGGTTAATCGAGGAGAGGTCATTGTTCGGGCGGGAGAGGAAATTACACCGGCAGACTTTGCCTTATTAGACCACCTTGATCTGAGCCAGCGCAGGATTGATTGGCTAGGACTGCTGGGCTTTTCGGGCTTAGTGGGGCTGGCAATTTATGGCTTTAGACGGGGCGAGCGTTGGCTAAAACCGAAACTCCGCTACCAGGACTACTGCCTGATCATTGGTCTAACGCTGAGCGCCCCCCTGGTGATTGCGCTGACCCAATCCTTCACGGCTCTGCCTGCGATCGGGCTACTGCTGGGCAGTTTTTATGGTTCTGGCATAGGTGGGATCGTCATGGGCTTATTGCCTGTCCTGCTGTCGATTGGGACAGAGGCAAATTGGAATTATCTCGTTCCCAGTGCAGCGGGTGGGTTATTGGGTAGCCTTATGGCAGGGCAATGGCGTCTGCGTCATGGAGGTTCATCCCGCACCAGAGAGGATTTAGCCGTTTTGGGCGTGTTAATTGGGCTAACCAGCGGCATTGTTTATCTGCTGATTAATGCCCCGATCGCACCGCTCTGGTCTGATGCCCTTCGTGGGGCTGCCATGAGTGCGCTGACGGGAATTGGCTGGAGTATTGTGGCGATCGGCGTCAGTCCCTATCTGGAGCGTTTCTTTGACTTAGTCACCCCCATTCGTTTGGCGGAGCTGGCAAACCCCAATCGACCCTTACTTAAGCGGCTGGCTCAAGAAGCGCCCGGCACCTTTCAACACACTCAATTTGTGGCGACGCTGGCAGAAACCGCAGCCCGACAACTGGGATGCAACGCGGAACTGGTACGAACAGGCACGCTGTATCACGACGTCGGTAAACTGCATGATCCGCTCGCTTTTATTGAAAATCAGATGGGTGGTCTGAATAAACACAATGACATTAACGATCCCTGGAAGAGTGCTGACATCATCAAAAAGCACGTCAGCGAAGGGTTAACCATTGCCCGTCAATATAAACTTCCCAGTGCCGTTCAAGCCTTTATTCCGGAACACCAGGGCACAATTTTAATTGCCTACTTCTATCATCAGGCACAGCAGCAAAGCCAGCAAAGTTCCCGGCATATACTGCACGAATTAGACTTCCGCTACGACGGTCCCGTACCCCAATCGCGAGAAACCGGAATTGTGATGCTGGCAGATGCCTGTGAAGCCGCTTTGCGATCGCTAGGAGACGCTACGCCCTCAGAAGCACTGGCGATGGTCAATAAAATTTTCAGAGCGCGATGGCAGGATCAGCAGTTAGTCGATTCCGGACTGACCCAGCAGGATTTATCGCAGATTTCCCATATTTTTGTGCAGGTCTGGCAGCAGTTCCACCATAAGCGAATTGTTTATCCCAAATAG